The Streptomyces achromogenes genome window below encodes:
- a CDS encoding DUF3152 domain-containing protein, translated as MQGDVRGGRTQAPPLGPDGTPAHGVPHFADGTPAHGFPQARGGHPEQRETGGGWGDLRARQPGTGQPVIPRQRPMPPNGPGQGPRPSGRGTRQGPRQDYLDAFGADEEDDVFTRARPIYAPPRPRERVPHAPAPDADAVSRESAPAATDRGDGVPPAGESASAAKGGKGRAFTGIAAAAVTTVLAVVVAGQVAEGRGDEAVRSQAATERAERGSADDATRGDDRPSPSVSPGVVALTYTQKMSAKYPLAAALKGSGKFDAIAGVAKAPGKGRKYTYRVDVEQGLGLDGELFAQAVQKTLNDDRSWAHGGARTFERIHSGKPDFVITLASPGTTAEWCAKSGLDTTEDNVSCDSAATERVMINAYRWAQGSSTFGDAMYAYRQMLINHEVGHRLGFGHVTCDKDGELAPVMQQQTKFLDHDGIHCLPNAWAFPGS; from the coding sequence GTGCAAGGAGACGTACGCGGTGGCCGCACCCAGGCCCCGCCGCTGGGCCCCGACGGCACGCCGGCGCACGGCGTGCCCCACTTCGCCGACGGGACGCCCGCCCATGGGTTCCCGCAGGCCCGCGGCGGTCACCCGGAGCAGCGTGAGACCGGAGGCGGCTGGGGTGACTTGAGAGCGCGTCAGCCGGGTACCGGGCAGCCCGTGATACCGCGTCAGCGACCCATGCCTCCGAACGGCCCCGGCCAGGGCCCCCGCCCTTCCGGCCGCGGGACACGCCAGGGACCACGCCAGGACTACCTCGACGCCTTCGGCGCCGACGAGGAAGACGACGTCTTCACGCGCGCGAGACCGATCTACGCGCCGCCGCGCCCCCGGGAGCGCGTCCCGCACGCTCCCGCGCCCGACGCCGACGCCGTCTCCCGCGAGAGCGCCCCGGCCGCCACGGACCGGGGCGACGGCGTGCCGCCCGCCGGCGAGTCCGCATCCGCCGCCAAGGGAGGCAAGGGCCGGGCGTTCACCGGCATCGCGGCCGCCGCCGTCACCACGGTGCTGGCCGTCGTGGTGGCCGGACAGGTCGCCGAGGGGCGGGGCGACGAAGCCGTCCGGTCGCAGGCCGCGACCGAGCGGGCCGAACGGGGCTCCGCCGACGACGCCACACGCGGGGACGACCGGCCGAGCCCCTCGGTGTCGCCCGGCGTCGTCGCTCTGACGTACACGCAGAAGATGTCCGCGAAGTACCCCCTGGCCGCCGCGCTCAAGGGGTCGGGGAAGTTCGACGCGATCGCGGGCGTCGCCAAGGCGCCCGGCAAGGGGCGGAAGTACACCTACCGCGTCGACGTCGAGCAGGGGCTCGGGCTCGACGGCGAACTCTTCGCCCAGGCCGTGCAGAAGACGCTCAACGACGACCGCAGCTGGGCCCACGGCGGCGCCCGCACCTTCGAGCGGATCCACTCGGGCAAGCCCGACTTCGTCATCACGCTCGCCAGCCCGGGCACCACCGCCGAGTGGTGCGCCAAGTCGGGTCTGGACACCACGGAGGACAACGTCTCCTGCGACTCGGCCGCCACCGAGCGCGTGATGATCAACGCCTACCGGTGGGCGCAGGGCTCGTCGACCTTCGGTGACGCGATGTACGCCTACCGGCAGATGCTGATCAACCACGAGGTCGGCCACCGGCTCGGCTTCGGCCATGTCACCTGCGACAAGGACGGCGAGCTCGCGCCCGTCATGCAGCAGCAGACGAAGTTCCTCGACCACGACGGGATCCACTGCCTGCCCAACGCCTGGGCCTTCCCCGGGAGTTGA
- a CDS encoding TetR/AcrR family transcriptional regulator — MTAIEQTEAARPRGTRLPRRARRNQLLGAAQEVFVAQGYHAAAMDDIAERAGVSKPVLYQHFPGKLDLYLALLDQHCESLIQAVRGALASTTDNKQRVRATMDAYFAYVEDEGGAFRLVFESDLTNEPAVRERVDKVTGECAEAICEVIAEDTGLSRAESMLLASGLGGLAQVVARSWLHSDRSVPRDQAVQLLASLAWRGIAGFPLHGIDQH, encoded by the coding sequence GTGACAGCCATCGAGCAGACAGAGGCGGCGCGCCCGCGGGGCACACGCCTGCCGCGCCGTGCCCGGCGGAACCAGCTGCTGGGCGCCGCCCAGGAAGTCTTCGTCGCACAGGGCTACCACGCGGCCGCGATGGACGACATCGCCGAGCGGGCCGGCGTCAGCAAGCCGGTGCTCTACCAGCACTTCCCGGGCAAGCTCGACCTCTATCTCGCCCTGCTGGACCAGCACTGCGAGTCGCTGATCCAGGCCGTGCGCGGCGCGCTCGCGTCGACGACCGACAACAAGCAGCGCGTCCGGGCCACCATGGACGCGTACTTCGCGTACGTCGAGGACGAGGGCGGCGCCTTCCGCCTGGTCTTCGAGTCGGACCTGACCAACGAGCCCGCGGTGCGTGAGCGCGTCGACAAGGTGACGGGCGAGTGCGCCGAGGCCATCTGCGAGGTCATCGCCGAGGACACCGGCCTCTCCCGCGCGGAGTCGATGCTGCTCGCCTCCGGCCTCGGCGGCCTTGCTCAGGTGGTGGCCCGGTCCTGGCTGCACAGCGACCGCAGCGTGCCGCGCGACCAGGCGGTACAGCTGCTGGCCTCGCTGGCCTGGCGGGGCATCGCGGGGTTCCCGCTGCACGGCATCGATCAGCACTGA
- a CDS encoding ferritin-like fold-containing protein: MRCMTTSDKPEITATGIAAQDWATASADPQYRAAVVDLLGALAYGELAAFERLAEDAKLAPTLADKAELAKMASAEFHHFERLRDRLTEIGEEPTLAMEPFVAALDGFHRQTAPSDWLEGLVKAYVGDSIASDFYREVAVRLDTDSRALVLAVLDDTGHAGFAVDRVRSAIDAEPRVGGRLALWARRLMGEALSQSQRVVADRDALSTMLVGGVADGFDLAEVGRMFSRITEAHTKRMAALGLAA, from the coding sequence GTGCGCTGCATGACGACCTCTGACAAGCCCGAGATCACCGCCACCGGAATCGCGGCCCAGGACTGGGCGACGGCCTCCGCCGATCCGCAGTACCGTGCCGCGGTCGTGGACCTGTTGGGCGCGTTGGCGTACGGCGAGCTTGCGGCGTTCGAGCGGCTCGCGGAGGACGCCAAGCTGGCGCCCACCCTGGCGGACAAGGCGGAGCTGGCGAAGATGGCGTCGGCGGAGTTCCACCACTTCGAGAGGCTGCGGGACCGGCTCACGGAGATCGGCGAGGAGCCGACGCTGGCCATGGAGCCGTTCGTGGCCGCACTCGACGGATTCCACCGGCAGACGGCCCCCTCGGACTGGCTGGAGGGCCTGGTCAAGGCGTACGTCGGCGACTCGATCGCGAGCGACTTCTACCGTGAGGTCGCGGTGCGGCTGGACACCGACAGCCGCGCTCTGGTGCTGGCGGTGCTCGACGACACCGGCCACGCGGGTTTCGCCGTGGACCGGGTGCGCTCGGCGATCGACGCGGAGCCGCGGGTGGGCGGCCGGCTCGCGCTGTGGGCGCGGCGGCTGATGGGCGAGGCCCTGTCGCAGTCCCAGCGGGTGGTCGCGGACCGCGACGCGCTGTCGACGATGCTGGTGGGCGGGGTCGCGGACGGCTTCGACCTCGCCGAGGTGGGCCGGATGTTCTCCCGGATCACCGAGGCGCACACCAAGCGGATGGCCGCTCTGGGCCTCGCGGCCTAG
- a CDS encoding alpha/beta hydrolase, whose amino-acid sequence MARFARWTVWGAAVALLAAGCSGGASGDGAGGRGGTADARPPAGSASAAATPSAALPAALTGQTLDWGRCGATEDSSAPGDDWRCATLKAPLDWSKPGGRTIDLALVRAKSRAGDGDRIGSLLFNFGGPGSSGVSMLPSYGSTVSSLRERYDLVSWDPRGVGASEGVRCRGDKDIQAAESLDSTPDTPAEEQAFFQDATAFGEGCRKAAGPLLAHVSTTDTARDMDLMRQVLGDRKMHYFGMSYGTELGGVYAHLFPRNVGRLTLDAVVDPSADAVGHAQNQARGFQRALADYLTSTGQDPGKGSARIAALLDRLDAHPLPGSDGRELTQALAVIGIVLPLYSEAGWPRLTSALEAAQAGDGSELLTLADRYNERDSSGRYGTTVHSQRVISCLDDRQRPTARETKLLVPRFEKISPVFGDFLAWDTAGWCHDWPVAGQYDTPEVSAAGAAPILLVGTTRDPATPYEGARKMADELGKGVGVLLTWKGEGHIAYGSGSSCVDSTVDDYLLKGVVPRDGTVCS is encoded by the coding sequence ATGGCGCGATTCGCACGGTGGACGGTGTGGGGAGCCGCCGTCGCACTGCTGGCCGCGGGCTGCAGCGGCGGCGCGTCGGGCGACGGGGCGGGCGGCAGAGGCGGTACGGCCGACGCACGGCCCCCGGCCGGCTCCGCCTCAGCCGCGGCCACCCCTTCGGCGGCCCTGCCCGCCGCACTGACCGGCCAGACACTCGACTGGGGCCGGTGCGGGGCCACCGAGGACTCCTCCGCCCCGGGCGACGACTGGCGGTGCGCCACGCTGAAAGCGCCGCTGGACTGGTCGAAGCCCGGCGGCCGTACGATCGATCTCGCCCTCGTGCGCGCCAAGTCGCGTGCCGGGGACGGCGACCGCATCGGTTCGCTCCTGTTCAACTTCGGTGGCCCCGGCTCCTCGGGGGTGTCGATGCTCCCCTCCTACGGCTCGACGGTCTCCTCGCTCCGCGAACGCTACGACCTGGTGAGCTGGGACCCACGCGGGGTGGGCGCGAGTGAGGGCGTCCGCTGCCGCGGCGACAAGGACATCCAGGCCGCCGAGTCCCTCGACTCCACTCCGGACACCCCGGCAGAGGAACAGGCGTTCTTCCAGGACGCCACCGCCTTCGGCGAGGGGTGCCGGAAGGCCGCGGGCCCGCTGCTGGCCCACGTGTCGACCACCGACACCGCCCGCGACATGGACCTGATGCGCCAGGTGCTCGGCGACCGGAAGATGCACTACTTCGGCATGTCGTACGGCACCGAACTCGGCGGCGTGTACGCCCACTTGTTCCCTCGCAACGTCGGCAGGCTCACTCTCGACGCGGTCGTCGACCCGAGCGCCGACGCGGTCGGCCACGCCCAGAACCAGGCACGCGGCTTCCAGCGGGCGCTGGCGGACTACCTCACGTCGACCGGCCAGGACCCCGGGAAGGGCAGCGCGAGGATCGCGGCCCTGCTGGACCGGCTGGACGCCCACCCGCTGCCCGGGTCGGACGGACGGGAGCTGACGCAGGCGCTCGCGGTCATCGGCATCGTCCTGCCGTTGTACAGCGAGGCGGGCTGGCCGAGGCTGACCAGCGCTCTGGAAGCCGCGCAGGCCGGGGACGGCTCCGAGCTGCTGACGCTCGCCGACCGCTACAACGAGCGGGACTCCTCGGGGCGCTACGGCACGACGGTCCACTCCCAACGGGTCATATCGTGCTTGGACGACCGGCAGCGGCCGACCGCGCGGGAGACGAAGCTGCTGGTGCCGAGGTTCGAGAAGATCTCTCCCGTGTTCGGGGACTTCCTCGCCTGGGACACGGCCGGCTGGTGCCACGACTGGCCGGTGGCGGGGCAGTACGACACCCCGGAGGTGAGCGCGGCGGGCGCGGCGCCGATCCTGCTGGTCGGCACCACCAGGGACCCGGCGACTCCCTACGAGGGTGCGCGGAAGATGGCGGACGAGCTCGGCAAGGGCGTCGGTGTGCTGCTCACCTGGAAGGGCGAGGGGCACATCGCGTACGGAAGCGGAAGCTCGTGCGTCGACTCGACGGTGGACGACTACCTGCTGAAGGGAGTGGTCCCGCGGGACGGCACGGTCTGCTCATGA
- a CDS encoding DUF3492 domain-containing protein has product MRIGLLTEGGYPYVSGDAGLWCDRLVRGLEQHQFEVYALSRTAAQEDGGWVALPPQVSRVRTAPLWTAQDDGVVHGRRARRRFAESYGELVAALCEGDPSDPTALSQAGPTAQADRFATAFYGLAELARDEGGLVGALRSEGAVRALERACRAPGALRPAREARVPDLLAVAAHLESALRPLSLDWYDDQGDEGGRGLGAVDVCHAASGGAAALPGLLARHFFDVPLLVTEYGVRLRTHYLSSGRGASPAGPGSAPSAVPAPALSAPAVRALLAAFHGRLAAEVYRQAACVTPGNAHARRWQERCGADRAKLRTVYPGMETSRFAHVGDSPDTADPHTLVWIGRVEPAKDLVSLLHAFAEIRKEEPRTRLRIIGAASGEEGRAYLGHCRMLAAQLFPDEADGPHAVGDNPVSFEEIGGPESATLAEAYAAGAVVVLSSVVEGFPVGLVEAMLCGRATVSTDVGAVVEVIGGTGLVVPPRNPRALAEACVALLHDPERRARLGAAARARALELFTVEQNVTAFHGIYLELVSQAPTRRFLFDDDGEPRPFAVPPEECLSGLQTGPGAPVTARPGPAWATGPQARDASPVAATEGAR; this is encoded by the coding sequence GTGCGCATCGGACTGCTGACGGAGGGTGGCTATCCGTATGTGAGCGGTGACGCCGGACTCTGGTGTGACCGGCTCGTGCGCGGGCTCGAGCAGCACCAGTTCGAGGTGTACGCGCTCAGTCGGACCGCAGCCCAGGAGGACGGCGGCTGGGTCGCCCTGCCGCCGCAGGTCAGCCGGGTGCGCACCGCGCCGCTGTGGACGGCGCAGGACGACGGGGTGGTCCACGGCCGCCGTGCGCGCCGACGCTTCGCCGAGTCCTACGGGGAGCTGGTGGCCGCCCTGTGCGAGGGCGACCCGTCGGACCCGACCGCCCTCTCGCAGGCCGGTCCCACCGCTCAGGCGGACCGTTTCGCCACCGCGTTCTACGGCCTCGCCGAACTCGCCCGCGACGAGGGCGGTCTGGTGGGAGCACTCCGCTCGGAGGGCGCCGTGCGCGCCCTGGAGCGGGCCTGCCGCGCGCCCGGCGCGCTGCGCCCGGCGCGCGAGGCGCGCGTACCCGATCTGCTAGCCGTCGCCGCACACCTCGAAAGCGCCCTGCGCCCCCTCTCGCTCGACTGGTACGACGACCAGGGCGACGAGGGGGGCCGGGGCCTCGGCGCGGTCGATGTCTGCCACGCCGCGTCCGGCGGCGCGGCCGCCCTGCCCGGACTCCTCGCACGCCACTTCTTCGACGTGCCGCTCCTGGTCACCGAGTACGGGGTGAGACTGCGCACGCACTACCTGAGCTCGGGGCGGGGCGCCTCCCCGGCGGGCCCCGGGAGCGCGCCGTCCGCCGTGCCCGCTCCCGCCCTGTCCGCCCCCGCCGTGCGCGCCCTGCTCGCCGCCTTCCACGGCCGGCTCGCGGCCGAGGTCTACCGGCAGGCCGCGTGCGTCACACCCGGCAACGCGCACGCCCGTCGCTGGCAGGAGCGGTGCGGCGCCGACCGCGCCAAACTGCGCACCGTCTACCCGGGCATGGAGACGTCCCGCTTCGCCCACGTGGGCGACTCCCCGGACACCGCCGACCCGCACACGCTGGTCTGGATCGGCCGGGTGGAACCGGCGAAGGACCTGGTGTCCCTGCTGCACGCCTTCGCGGAGATCCGCAAGGAGGAGCCCCGCACCCGGCTGCGGATCATCGGCGCGGCGTCCGGCGAGGAGGGCCGGGCCTACCTCGGCCACTGCCGGATGCTGGCCGCCCAGCTCTTCCCCGACGAGGCGGACGGACCGCACGCCGTCGGCGACAACCCGGTCTCCTTCGAGGAGATCGGCGGCCCTGAGTCGGCCACCCTCGCCGAGGCGTACGCGGCCGGGGCGGTCGTCGTCCTGTCCAGCGTCGTCGAGGGCTTCCCGGTCGGCCTGGTCGAGGCGATGCTCTGCGGCCGGGCGACCGTGTCGACCGACGTCGGCGCGGTGGTCGAGGTCATCGGAGGCACCGGACTGGTCGTCCCGCCGCGCAATCCGCGGGCCCTCGCGGAGGCCTGCGTCGCGCTGCTGCACGACCCCGAGCGCCGTGCGCGCCTGGGTGCGGCCGCCCGTGCCCGCGCCCTCGAACTGTTCACCGTCGAGCAGAACGTCACGGCGTTCCACGGCATCTACCTCGAGCTCGTCTCACAGGCCCCGACGCGCCGGTTCCTCTTCGACGACGACGGCGAACCCCGACCGTTCGCCGTCCCGCCCGAGGAGTGTCTGTCCGGCCTGCAGACCGGCCCGGGCGCGCCCGTCACCGCCCGGCCGGGCCCGGCCTGGGCGACGGGCCCGCAGGCCCGGGACGCCTCGCCGGTCGCCGCGACGGAGGGAGCACGATGA
- a CDS encoding spherulation-specific family 4 protein — MSYLTGTPAGSAHPGTTDVRTGLGAPGLAHPLVAPAEWGELARPGRPLHWVALDVADGPGSRPDPSCLESAGRLRNAGIRVLGRIDALYGARAIAEVISEAQRYLDWYQVDGFLLDRSPADRGTLPGLRRTAGALRTLHDAPHVVLDHGVHPHPGYAELADQLVTFSGPWSDYRWSQVAEWTAEHPPERFCHFVHGVPRGHLDEALRIARWQGAATIWFTDGTERGGARDPWETMPGYWDDIVSRIGTGVSE; from the coding sequence ATGTCGTATCTGACCGGAACCCCGGCGGGCAGCGCGCACCCCGGCACCACCGACGTCCGCACCGGCCTCGGCGCCCCGGGCCTCGCGCATCCCCTGGTCGCGCCCGCCGAGTGGGGCGAACTCGCGCGGCCCGGCAGGCCCCTGCACTGGGTCGCCCTGGACGTCGCCGACGGACCCGGCTCGCGCCCCGACCCGAGCTGTCTGGAATCCGCCGGCCGGCTGCGCAACGCGGGCATCCGGGTCCTCGGGCGCATCGACGCGCTGTACGGCGCCCGCGCCATCGCCGAGGTGATCTCCGAAGCACAGCGCTACCTCGACTGGTACCAGGTCGACGGCTTCCTCCTCGACCGCTCCCCGGCCGACCGCGGCACGCTGCCGGGACTGCGCCGCACGGCCGGCGCGCTGCGCACGCTCCACGACGCACCCCACGTCGTCCTCGACCACGGCGTCCACCCGCACCCCGGCTACGCCGAGCTCGCCGACCAGCTGGTCACCTTCTCCGGTCCCTGGAGCGACTACCGCTGGTCGCAGGTGGCCGAGTGGACGGCGGAGCACCCGCCGGAGCGCTTCTGCCACTTCGTGCACGGAGTGCCGCGCGGGCATCTCGACGAGGCGCTGCGCATCGCCCGCTGGCAGGGCGCCGCGACGATCTGGTTCACGGACGGCACCGAACGCGGCGGCGCACGAGACCCCTGGGAGACCATGCCCGGCTACTGGGACGACATCGTCTCGCGGATCGGAACAGGTGTCTCGGAATGA
- the moeZ gene encoding adenylyltransferase/sulfurtransferase MoeZ: MSLPPLVEPAPELTVDEVRRYSRHLIIPDVGMDGQKRLKNAKVLCVGAGGLGSPALMYLAAAGVGTLGIVEFDEVDESNLQRQIIHSQADIGRSKAESARDSVLGINPYVNVVLHEERLEAENVMDIFSQYDLIVDGTDNFATRYLVNDACVLLNKPYVWGSIYRFDGQASVFWSEHGPCYRCLYPEPPPPGMVPSCAEGGVLGVLCASIGSIQVNEAIKLLAGIGEPLVGRLMIYDALEMQYRQVKVRKDPDCAVCGENPTVTELIDYEAFCGVVSEEAQQAAAGSTITPKQLKEWIDDGESIEIIDVREPNEYEIVSIPGARLIPKNEFLMGTALEGLPQDKKIVLHCKTGVRSAEVLAVLKSAGFSDAVHVGGGVIGWVHQIEPSKPVY, from the coding sequence GTGTCGCTGCCACCCCTGGTCGAGCCGGCCCCCGAGCTCACCGTAGACGAGGTCCGCAGGTACTCCCGCCACCTGATCATCCCCGACGTGGGGATGGACGGGCAGAAGCGGCTGAAGAACGCCAAGGTGCTCTGTGTGGGCGCCGGCGGCCTGGGCTCGCCGGCGTTGATGTACCTGGCCGCCGCGGGCGTGGGCACGCTCGGCATCGTGGAGTTCGACGAGGTCGACGAGTCGAACCTGCAGCGGCAGATCATCCACAGCCAGGCCGACATCGGCCGCTCCAAGGCCGAGTCCGCCCGTGACTCCGTCCTCGGCATCAACCCGTACGTCAACGTGGTCCTTCACGAAGAGCGGCTCGAGGCCGAGAACGTGATGGACATCTTCAGCCAGTACGACCTGATCGTCGACGGCACCGACAACTTCGCGACCCGTTACCTGGTCAACGACGCGTGCGTGCTGCTGAACAAGCCGTACGTGTGGGGCTCCATCTACCGCTTCGACGGTCAGGCGTCCGTCTTCTGGTCCGAGCACGGTCCCTGCTACCGCTGCCTGTACCCGGAGCCCCCGCCGCCGGGCATGGTCCCCTCCTGCGCGGAGGGCGGCGTGCTGGGCGTGCTGTGCGCGTCCATCGGGTCCATCCAGGTCAACGAGGCGATCAAGCTGCTCGCGGGCATCGGCGAGCCGCTGGTCGGCCGCCTGATGATCTACGACGCCCTGGAGATGCAGTACCGCCAGGTCAAGGTCCGCAAGGACCCCGACTGCGCGGTCTGCGGCGAGAACCCGACGGTGACCGAGCTCATCGACTACGAGGCCTTCTGCGGCGTCGTCTCCGAGGAGGCCCAGCAGGCGGCGGCCGGCTCGACGATCACTCCCAAGCAGCTCAAGGAGTGGATCGACGACGGCGAGAGCATCGAGATCATCGACGTCCGCGAGCCGAACGAGTACGAGATCGTCTCCATCCCGGGCGCCAGGCTGATCCCGAAGAACGAGTTCCTGATGGGCACCGCCCTGGAGGGCCTGCCGCAGGACAAGAAGATCGTCTTGCACTGCAAGACGGGTGTCCGCAGTGCGGAAGTCCTCGCCGTGCTGAAGTCCGCGGGCTTCTCCGACGCCGTGCACGTCGGCGGCGGCGTGATCGGCTGGGTCCACCAGATCGAACCGAGCAAGCCGGTCTACTGA
- a CDS encoding alpha/beta fold hydrolase produces the protein MSSTELPSVPPTSVLPKAAAVRVAEGERLRSVGLPGVTMTVRSRPPARAGLPPALYVHGLGGSSQNWSALMAALDGSVASEAVDLPGFGDSPPPDDGDYSVTAHARAVIRYLDAAGRGPVHLLGNSLGGAVSTRVAAVRPDLVRTLTLVSPALPELRVQRTAVPTGLVGLPGVAALFSRFTREWTAEQRVRGVMGLCYGDPGRVSPDAFRDAVHELERRLQLPYFWDALTRSTRGLLSAYTLGGQHGLWRQAERVLAPTLLVYGGRDQLVGYRMAQRSARAFRGSRLLTLPDAGHVAMMEYPETVARAFRELLADTTAATETPGG, from the coding sequence ATGTCTTCGACCGAGCTCCCCTCCGTGCCGCCCACCAGCGTGCTGCCGAAGGCGGCCGCCGTAAGGGTCGCGGAGGGCGAGCGGCTGCGGTCCGTGGGGCTGCCCGGCGTCACGATGACGGTCCGGTCCCGGCCCCCCGCGCGCGCGGGACTCCCGCCGGCGCTGTACGTGCACGGCCTCGGTGGTTCCTCGCAGAACTGGTCCGCGCTGATGGCCGCGCTCGACGGGTCGGTGGCCAGCGAGGCCGTCGATCTCCCCGGCTTCGGCGACTCCCCGCCACCTGACGACGGCGACTACTCCGTCACGGCACACGCGCGTGCCGTGATCCGTTATCTCGACGCCGCCGGGCGCGGGCCCGTCCATCTCCTCGGCAACTCCCTCGGCGGCGCGGTGTCCACGCGGGTCGCCGCGGTCCGCCCGGACCTCGTGCGCACCCTGACGCTGGTCTCGCCCGCCCTCCCGGAGCTGCGGGTGCAGCGCACGGCGGTCCCCACGGGCCTGGTCGGCCTGCCCGGCGTGGCCGCGCTCTTCAGCCGGTTCACCCGTGAGTGGACGGCCGAGCAGCGCGTCCGCGGCGTCATGGGCCTCTGTTACGGCGATCCCGGGCGGGTCAGCCCGGACGCGTTCCGGGACGCGGTGCACGAGCTGGAGCGCCGACTGCAACTGCCGTACTTCTGGGACGCGTTGACGCGCTCGACGCGCGGACTACTGAGCGCCTACACGCTGGGCGGGCAGCACGGGCTGTGGCGCCAGGCCGAGCGCGTCCTCGCCCCGACACTTCTCGTCTACGGTGGCCGCGACCAGCTCGTCGGCTACCGCATGGCGCAGCGCTCCGCCCGCGCCTTCCGCGGCTCCCGTCTGCTGACGCTGCCGGACGCCGGTCACGTGGCGATGATGGAGTACCCCGAGACCGTGGCGAGAGCCTTCCGGGAACTCCTGGCCGACACCACGGCCGCGACCGAGACCCCGGGAGGCTGA
- a CDS encoding DUF3107 domain-containing protein: protein MEVKIGVLHAPREIVLESGQTPEEVERVVAEALAGKSQLLSLVDQHGRKVLVPADRLAYVELGEPAPRKVGFGAL, encoded by the coding sequence GTGGAGGTCAAGATCGGCGTGCTGCACGCGCCTCGCGAGATCGTTCTGGAGAGCGGTCAGACTCCCGAGGAGGTCGAGCGCGTGGTGGCCGAGGCTCTGGCCGGGAAGTCGCAGCTGCTCAGCCTCGTGGACCAGCACGGCCGCAAGGTCCTGGTCCCGGCCGACCGTCTGGCCTACGTCGAGCTGGGCGAGCCCGCCCCGCGCAAGGTGGGCTTCGGCGCACTGTAG
- a CDS encoding NAD-dependent epimerase/dehydratase family protein, which produces MRVLLIGANGYLGRFVADRLLADPAVQLTALGRGDDADVRFDLASGSPGALTRFLDAVHPQVVVNCAGTTRGGARELTRHNTVAVATVCEALRRSGCGARLVQVGCGAEYGPSQPGSSTAEDAVPRPGGPYGVSKLAATELVLGSGLDAVVLRVFSPAGPGTPAGSPLGRLAEAMRRAMQSGDGELKLGGLGAQRDFIDVRDVARAVHAASLSAAQGVINIGSGRAVRLRDAAAILARVAGYGGALHELDGPPGGHLRPAIGHPRLEADHGGPVAYPYPDGCGSWQQADVRTARDRLGWRPRINLEESLADIWMEAACRI; this is translated from the coding sequence ATGAGGGTTCTGCTGATCGGAGCCAACGGCTACCTCGGCCGTTTCGTCGCCGACCGCCTGCTCGCCGACCCCGCCGTCCAGCTCACCGCGCTCGGCCGCGGCGACGACGCGGACGTCCGCTTCGACCTCGCGTCCGGCAGCCCCGGCGCGCTCACCCGCTTCCTCGACGCGGTCCACCCCCAGGTCGTCGTCAACTGTGCGGGCACCACCCGCGGCGGCGCCCGCGAGCTCACCCGGCACAACACCGTCGCCGTCGCCACCGTCTGCGAGGCCCTGCGCCGCAGCGGCTGCGGCGCCCGGCTGGTCCAGGTCGGCTGCGGCGCCGAGTACGGCCCGAGCCAGCCCGGTTCCTCCACGGCCGAGGACGCCGTACCCCGGCCGGGCGGCCCGTACGGCGTCAGCAAGCTCGCCGCCACCGAACTCGTCCTCGGTTCCGGACTCGACGCCGTCGTGCTCCGGGTCTTCTCGCCCGCCGGCCCGGGCACGCCCGCCGGCTCCCCGCTGGGCCGCCTCGCCGAGGCCATGCGGCGCGCCATGCAGTCCGGCGACGGCGAACTCAAGCTCGGCGGTCTCGGCGCGCAGCGGGACTTCATCGACGTCCGTGACGTGGCCCGAGCCGTACACGCCGCCTCCCTCTCCGCCGCACAGGGCGTCATCAACATCGGCTCCGGTCGTGCCGTCCGGTTGCGCGACGCCGCGGCGATCCTCGCGCGCGTGGCCGGATACGGCGGCGCCCTCCACGAACTCGACGGCCCGCCCGGTGGCCACCTGCGGCCCGCCATCGGCCACCCCCGCCTGGAGGCCGACCACGGCGGCCCGGTCGCGTACCCGTACCCGGACGGCTGCGGCAGCTGGCAGCAGGCCGACGTGCGCACCGCCCGCGACCGGCTCGGCTGGCGCCCCCGGATCAACCTCGAGGAGTCCCTCGCCGACATCTGGATGGAGGCGGCATGTCGTATCTGA